In Paenibacillus sp. 1781tsa1, one DNA window encodes the following:
- a CDS encoding DeoR/GlpR family DNA-binding transcription regulator translates to MLVAERYEKIVEWVDTQGSMRVTELSERCGVTEETIRRDLDKLEQAGRLRRSHGGAVSVKYKEELQSEIPYPERAVAHAEEKRRIASEAVKMVESGDRIALDASTTAWYMAAGLPNIPLTVLTNSIKVAAELSNKEQIRVIATGGQLASKSLSFVGPLAERSLDAYHVDKVFLSCKGVHLTKGISESNELQALVKQKMIQIADEVILLADSSKFNIQAFTRVAEMSSVAKVITDQGVDEEQVSALIEQNITCIRV, encoded by the coding sequence ATGCTCGTAGCTGAACGGTATGAGAAAATAGTGGAATGGGTGGATACGCAAGGCAGTATGCGTGTGACCGAACTTAGTGAGCGCTGCGGAGTGACGGAAGAGACGATTCGTCGTGATCTGGACAAGCTCGAACAGGCGGGCAGGCTCAGAAGGTCCCATGGCGGGGCGGTCAGCGTAAAATACAAGGAAGAGTTACAGTCGGAGATTCCGTACCCGGAACGGGCTGTAGCCCATGCAGAAGAGAAGCGCAGAATTGCAAGCGAAGCGGTGAAAATGGTGGAATCCGGCGACCGGATCGCCCTGGATGCAAGTACAACGGCTTGGTATATGGCGGCAGGATTGCCGAATATTCCACTGACGGTATTAACTAATTCGATTAAAGTGGCCGCAGAGCTGAGTAACAAGGAGCAGATTCGTGTGATTGCCACAGGTGGGCAGTTGGCTTCGAAGTCACTGTCTTTTGTAGGACCGCTGGCGGAACGTTCGCTGGATGCGTATCATGTCGATAAAGTGTTTCTGTCTTGCAAAGGGGTGCATCTGACTAAAGGCATCAGTGAATCCAATGAATTACAGGCCTTGGTGAAGCAGAAAATGATCCAGATTGCGGATGAAGTCATATTACTTGCCGATTCCAGCAAATTTAATATACAGGCATTTACCAGAGTCGCTGAGATGAGCAGTGTGGCGAAAGTAATTACTGATCAGGGTGTAGATGAAGAGCAAGTTAGCGCATTGATCGAGCAGAATATTACGTGTATACGTGTGTAA
- a CDS encoding OsmC family protein, translating into MKHPFHLKAVWNGGRNSEGTIDAGGLKTVISIPQEMGGPGTGTNPDEMLLGAASTCYLITLAAMLERSDITPDELTLESEATVDVTNNVFTYERIVHRPRIVLSQDASEADLTKAERLAHKAESSCMISRAVAGNVQMETQPVIVTTGANAV; encoded by the coding sequence ATGAAACATCCTTTTCATCTGAAAGCGGTCTGGAATGGCGGACGTAACAGTGAGGGAACAATCGATGCCGGTGGATTAAAAACAGTCATTTCGATTCCTCAGGAGATGGGCGGACCCGGTACGGGGACCAATCCGGACGAAATGCTGCTGGGTGCTGCCTCCACCTGTTACCTGATCACACTGGCAGCAATGCTGGAGCGTTCGGATATTACGCCGGATGAATTGACGCTTGAATCGGAAGCAACGGTAGATGTTACGAATAACGTATTTACGTACGAACGGATCGTTCATAGACCCCGGATTGTACTCAGCCAGGATGCTTCAGAGGCGGATCTGACCAAGGCTGAGCGCTTGGCTCATAAGGCTGAATCATCCTGTATGATCTCCCGAGCGGTGGCAGGTAATGTCCAGATGGAGACACAACCGGTCATTGTTACTACAGGAGCTAACGCGGTGTGA
- a CDS encoding DUF2062 domain-containing protein: MNTQKRKTNRWVRLTRAMKLNFLKLLRAPGGAHKVSTGFAIGFGLELIVISTASLIYLVFYPIVRLSGGSMPAAIVGNVIGKLTFLPIILMPLAKQIGSWILPAHSMGQGLVHESAFMELFRGNWSAVSELLLGGLDILAGMSVFGVILGVISYFVVKFFYVRALNRRYERRLEKRRQADIASVPPPVLIRKPSQS; encoded by the coding sequence ATGAACACACAGAAGCGCAAAACTAACCGCTGGGTACGTTTAACACGTGCTATGAAGCTGAATTTTCTCAAATTGTTACGTGCTCCCGGAGGTGCCCATAAAGTATCTACCGGATTTGCCATAGGGTTCGGGCTCGAGTTGATCGTCATCTCAACTGCTTCCCTGATCTATCTTGTATTCTATCCCATTGTGCGACTGTCTGGCGGTTCGATGCCCGCAGCGATTGTTGGTAATGTGATTGGTAAACTTACGTTCTTACCTATTATTCTGATGCCGCTCGCCAAACAAATTGGTTCATGGATTTTGCCGGCTCACAGCATGGGACAGGGACTGGTACATGAGAGTGCATTCATGGAGCTGTTTCGTGGAAACTGGTCGGCCGTGAGTGAACTGTTGCTTGGCGGATTGGATATTCTGGCAGGTATGTCTGTGTTCGGTGTCATTCTGGGTGTGATTTCGTACTTTGTTGTGAAATTCTTCTACGTCAGAGCGCTCAACCGGCGTTATGAACGCCGGCTGGAGAAACGCCGACAAGCGGATATCGCTTCGGTACCACCTCCGGTATTAATCAGGAAGCCATCACAATCATAA
- a CDS encoding AEC family transporter gives MLHSFLLTLYHVFLPISLPVIGGILLKRFKNWDTRSLSTLSLYILSPALIFNTLLHAEITWTDVTSTFWFSIINLIALWALAELLSRIFRLGASEKAGLTLVSTFTNCVNYGLPLVLLAFGQLGLDKASVYVIGQMIIVNTVGIFFAARSEFTVKDAILSVFRMPSIYAAGIAIALRASNLSLPDALDGGISMLAAGYSPVVLAILGAQMLRPKGATVPWLPNVRRAFWTGLVVRLAAAPILSWLILTALQVEGTLFSVLLILASMPTAVNAVILAEQFNASPQFVSRCILWTTAASMFMLPIMIVMAS, from the coding sequence TTGCTTCACTCATTTTTACTCACGTTATACCATGTATTTTTGCCGATATCACTTCCCGTGATCGGTGGTATTCTGTTAAAACGCTTCAAGAATTGGGATACCCGGTCGCTCTCGACCTTATCCCTTTATATTTTGAGCCCTGCGCTCATCTTCAATACATTGCTGCATGCAGAGATTACCTGGACGGACGTAACCAGCACGTTCTGGTTCTCCATCATCAATCTGATTGCCCTGTGGGCACTCGCCGAGCTGTTAAGCCGGATTTTCCGTCTGGGTGCAAGCGAAAAAGCAGGTCTCACCCTTGTCTCCACGTTTACGAACTGCGTGAATTACGGGCTCCCGCTTGTACTGCTTGCCTTTGGTCAGCTTGGACTGGACAAGGCTTCCGTCTACGTTATTGGACAGATGATCATTGTTAACACGGTAGGTATCTTTTTTGCCGCGAGATCCGAATTCACCGTGAAAGATGCGATCCTGTCCGTTTTCCGCATGCCATCCATCTATGCTGCTGGCATCGCCATTGCGCTGCGTGCGTCCAATCTGAGCCTGCCTGACGCACTCGATGGAGGCATCTCCATGCTGGCCGCGGGCTACTCGCCTGTCGTTCTCGCCATTCTGGGAGCACAGATGCTCAGACCAAAAGGGGCAACGGTTCCTTGGTTGCCCAATGTACGCCGAGCCTTCTGGACCGGACTTGTGGTGCGTCTCGCAGCTGCGCCAATCCTCTCCTGGCTGATTCTGACCGCTCTTCAGGTCGAAGGTACGTTGTTCAGTGTGCTGCTGATCCTCGCATCCATGCCCACCGCAGTGAACGCCGTTATTTTGGCTGAACAGTTCAATGCTTCCCCGCAGTTTGTATCTCGCTGTATTCTGTGGACAACTGCTGCATCCATGTTCATGCTGCCCATTATGATTGTGATGGCTTCCTGA
- a CDS encoding lactonase family protein: MSESKRLLVLAGSYAEAENEGIYAYELNEDTGSLSKLDGIAGVKNPTFVNVDAEGNKLYAIGETASAEGNKMSEAVALSIDPSTGKLTLLNRNDSISAPPCHIQRDPSGKYLILSSYHGGLVGLQALTDNGEVGALLDEKKHEGQGAHPERQDKPHVHSAFFSPDGKYMMVQDLGADNIAIYSIDADKNELVLHSETKTHPGAGPRHLAFHPNGQFAYVINEVDSSITSFQYDAAAGTLTELSTVSTLPDGYDGKENTTAEITVSNDGRYVYGSNRGHDSIVVFAVDADKGHLTLVEHVSAEGEHPRHFALTPNGKLLIAANRDTNNLVTFTVDQESGRLKYTGHSTGVSKPVCVKPVYL; this comes from the coding sequence ATGAGTGAATCAAAACGCTTGCTCGTACTTGCTGGCTCTTACGCCGAAGCGGAAAATGAGGGCATTTATGCATATGAATTGAATGAGGATACAGGCAGCTTGTCCAAGCTTGACGGCATCGCGGGTGTGAAAAACCCAACGTTTGTCAACGTGGATGCTGAAGGAAACAAACTGTATGCGATTGGTGAAACAGCGTCAGCTGAAGGCAACAAAATGTCTGAAGCTGTAGCTCTGAGCATTGATCCTTCTACAGGGAAATTAACGTTGCTGAACCGGAATGACTCCATTTCAGCTCCACCATGTCATATCCAGCGTGATCCTTCCGGCAAATACTTGATCCTGTCCAGCTACCACGGTGGCCTGGTAGGTCTGCAAGCCTTGACGGATAACGGTGAAGTTGGAGCGCTTCTGGACGAGAAGAAACATGAAGGACAAGGTGCGCATCCTGAACGTCAGGACAAGCCACATGTGCACTCCGCATTCTTCAGCCCGGATGGTAAATACATGATGGTACAGGATCTGGGCGCAGATAACATCGCGATCTATTCCATTGATGCAGACAAAAATGAACTTGTGCTGCACAGTGAAACCAAAACACATCCGGGAGCAGGCCCACGTCACTTGGCGTTCCACCCGAATGGTCAATTCGCTTATGTGATCAACGAAGTGGATTCTTCGATTACTTCGTTCCAATATGATGCAGCAGCAGGTACGTTGACTGAATTGTCTACCGTATCCACATTGCCTGATGGATATGATGGCAAAGAGAATACAACAGCAGAAATCACCGTTTCCAATGATGGACGTTATGTATATGGTTCTAACCGTGGACATGACAGCATCGTTGTATTTGCAGTAGATGCAGACAAAGGTCACCTCACACTGGTTGAGCATGTCTCTGCTGAAGGTGAGCACCCGCGTCATTTTGCTCTGACACCTAACGGCAAATTGCTAATCGCTGCTAACCGCGACACCAACAACCTTGTGACATTCACAGTGGATCAGGAGAGCGGACGTCTGAAATACACAGGTCACAGCACAGGTGTATCCAAGCCGGTATGCGTGAAACCTGTATATCTGTAA
- the hxlA gene encoding 3-hexulose-6-phosphate synthase: protein MKLQLALDLVNIPEGIALVKEVEQYIDIVEIGTPIVINEGLHAVKAMKEAFPNLQVLADLKIMDAGGYEIMKAAEAGADLITVLGATNDSTIKGAVAEAKKQNKQVLVDMINVPNLEQRAREIDALGVDYICVHTGYDLQAEGQSPFEDLQTIKAAVKNAKTAVAGGIKLETLPEVIKAQPDLVIVGGGITGQADKAAVAAEMQRLVKQG, encoded by the coding sequence ATGAAATTGCAATTGGCACTCGACTTGGTAAACATCCCTGAAGGTATCGCACTGGTTAAAGAGGTTGAACAATATATTGATATCGTTGAGATTGGTACACCAATCGTTATTAATGAAGGTTTGCACGCGGTAAAAGCGATGAAAGAAGCATTCCCTAATCTGCAAGTTCTTGCAGACCTTAAAATCATGGACGCAGGCGGTTATGAAATCATGAAAGCTGCTGAGGCTGGTGCGGATCTAATCACTGTGCTTGGGGCAACCAATGACAGTACGATTAAAGGTGCAGTAGCAGAAGCGAAGAAACAAAACAAACAAGTTCTTGTAGACATGATCAACGTGCCTAACCTTGAACAACGTGCTCGTGAAATTGATGCGCTTGGCGTAGATTACATCTGTGTACACACAGGTTATGACCTGCAAGCGGAAGGACAAAGCCCGTTCGAAGATCTGCAAACGATCAAAGCTGCTGTGAAAAACGCTAAAACGGCTGTCGCTGGTGGAATCAAGCTGGAAACATTGCCAGAAGTAATCAAAGCACAACCGGATCTGGTTATTGTAGGTGGCGGTATCACAGGACAAGCTGACAAAGCCGCAGTTGCAGCTGAAATGCAACGTCTTGTTAAACAAGGGTAA
- the hxlB gene encoding 6-phospho-3-hexuloisomerase, with the protein MSKTQYAADILKELERTLSQIDDAEMQAMAKHILAAEQIFVAGAGRSGLMGKAFAMRLMQMGLRVYVVGETVTPGISSRDFLLLCSGSGETGSLVAMAKKASQAGAPVGLITIKPESAIGQLATTVVRLPASAKEDTATSGAEVTIQPMGSLFEQGLLIGMDALILTMMEMKGMTGADMFGRHANLE; encoded by the coding sequence ATGAGCAAAACACAGTACGCAGCTGACATCTTGAAGGAGCTGGAACGTACCCTGAGTCAGATCGATGATGCAGAGATGCAAGCAATGGCTAAACACATTCTGGCTGCAGAACAGATTTTTGTGGCTGGGGCAGGTCGGTCAGGTCTGATGGGAAAGGCTTTTGCCATGAGATTGATGCAGATGGGGCTTCGTGTATATGTGGTGGGCGAGACCGTTACACCCGGAATCAGCTCGAGAGACTTCCTCTTGTTATGCTCTGGCTCAGGAGAGACAGGCAGTCTCGTAGCTATGGCTAAGAAGGCTAGTCAAGCAGGAGCACCTGTAGGCCTGATTACGATCAAGCCAGAGTCCGCGATTGGTCAATTGGCAACTACGGTAGTGCGCCTTCCGGCTTCAGCCAAAGAGGACACAGCGACTTCCGGAGCGGAAGTAACCATCCAGCCAATGGGCTCGCTGTTTGAACAGGGACTGTTAATTGGCATGGATGCTCTCATCCTTACGATGATGGAAATGAAGGGCATGACCGGAGCGGATATGTTTGGCCGCCACGCAAACCTGGAATAG
- a CDS encoding helix-turn-helix domain-containing protein produces the protein MAAEVKERINLKEINCEKELTLAVIGGKWKLIILWHLGLEGTKRFSELKRLIPHITQKMLTNQLRELEEDKLIERKVYAEVPPRVEYTLTDHGQSLMPVLHAMYNWGKNYGENVIWKES, from the coding sequence ATGGCAGCCGAAGTCAAAGAACGGATTAATCTGAAAGAAATCAACTGTGAGAAGGAATTGACCCTTGCGGTGATCGGTGGCAAATGGAAACTGATCATTTTGTGGCATTTGGGTCTGGAAGGCACCAAACGTTTTAGTGAGCTGAAACGCCTAATCCCTCATATTACCCAGAAGATGCTGACCAACCAGCTTCGTGAGCTGGAGGAAGACAAGTTGATTGAGCGTAAGGTCTATGCAGAGGTACCTCCTCGGGTAGAATATACGTTGACAGACCACGGTCAGAGCCTGATGCCTGTGCTGCACGCGATGTATAACTGGGGTAAAAACTATGGTGAAAATGTAATCTGGAAAGAAAGCTAA
- the pepF gene encoding oligoendopeptidase F, translated as MEKIRTRAEVNPETTWDLRDLFVTDVEWEQELRSLPEAAAQIETFKGRLGEGAEQLLACLDAREALQERIGKTASYARLKQSEDSTNPVNIENSAKAGDILSNLSSSLSFVNSEIVDLPEGTVERYLEELPGLQPYARSLERLIREKAHRLTPETEKVLASLGEVLDSPYRIYLRGKLADMTFDDALDGEDNNRPLSWSFYENNYEMSSDTKLRRSAYAAFSSTLNDYKNTFAEGYATEVKKQVVLSRLRGYDDVTDMLLSPQQVSKEMYNNILDIIQQELAPHMRRLTALKKRELGLDKLMFCDLKAPLDPEFSPAITYDEACTLIREALDVLGPEYGEIVERAFSERWVDYADNAGKSTGAFCSSIYGSHSYILISWANNMRGAFTLAHEVGHAGHFMLAGRYQRLTNTRPSLYFIEAPSTMNEMLLADHLLKRSDNPRMRRWVILQLLNTYYHNFVTHLLEGELQRRVYARATNDEPITAKTLSQLKGDILSEFWGPDLVIDEGAKLTWMRQPHYYMGLYPYTYAAGLTASTAAAQQIREEGQPAVDRWLEALKAGGSLTPQELMKLAGVDMSGPEPIRSAVAYVGSLVDELERLYS; from the coding sequence ATGGAAAAAATACGTACACGTGCTGAGGTAAACCCAGAAACCACTTGGGATCTGAGAGACTTGTTTGTAACCGATGTAGAGTGGGAGCAGGAGCTTCGATCACTTCCTGAGGCTGCTGCCCAGATTGAAACGTTCAAAGGACGTCTGGGCGAAGGCGCTGAACAATTGCTGGCTTGTCTGGATGCTCGTGAAGCTTTGCAGGAGCGTATCGGCAAGACGGCTTCTTATGCCCGCTTGAAGCAGTCAGAGGACAGCACCAATCCGGTCAATATTGAGAATTCAGCTAAAGCAGGAGATATCCTATCGAATCTGTCGTCGTCCTTGTCTTTTGTTAATTCGGAGATCGTTGATCTGCCGGAGGGAACCGTTGAACGTTACCTTGAAGAACTTCCGGGATTGCAGCCGTATGCGCGGAGCTTGGAGCGTTTAATTCGAGAAAAAGCACATCGGCTTACGCCAGAGACCGAGAAGGTACTGGCTTCACTAGGAGAGGTACTGGATTCGCCATACCGTATCTATCTGCGCGGTAAACTGGCAGACATGACGTTTGACGATGCTCTTGATGGAGAAGACAATAATCGGCCACTGTCCTGGTCATTCTATGAGAATAATTATGAGATGTCGTCCGATACCAAGCTGCGTCGTTCTGCTTATGCTGCATTCAGCTCGACTTTAAATGATTACAAAAATACGTTTGCAGAAGGTTATGCAACCGAAGTGAAGAAGCAAGTTGTGTTATCCAGGCTGCGTGGTTACGACGATGTTACAGATATGCTTCTTAGCCCACAGCAAGTGAGCAAAGAGATGTACAATAATATTCTGGATATTATCCAGCAGGAACTCGCACCTCATATGCGCAGACTGACGGCTCTAAAGAAACGAGAGCTTGGTTTGGACAAACTGATGTTTTGTGATCTGAAGGCTCCGCTTGATCCTGAATTTAGCCCTGCCATTACATATGATGAGGCGTGCACACTCATTCGAGAAGCACTTGATGTGCTTGGGCCAGAGTATGGCGAGATTGTAGAGCGCGCATTCAGTGAGCGCTGGGTGGATTACGCAGACAATGCAGGCAAATCCACAGGGGCATTTTGCTCCTCTATATATGGTTCACACTCCTATATCTTAATCTCATGGGCAAATAATATGCGCGGAGCATTTACGCTTGCCCATGAAGTGGGACATGCAGGCCACTTTATGCTTGCGGGACGTTACCAACGGCTCACAAATACAAGACCATCTCTTTATTTTATAGAGGCACCGTCGACCATGAATGAAATGCTGCTGGCAGATCATCTATTGAAACGTTCCGATAATCCGAGAATGCGTCGTTGGGTCATTTTGCAACTGTTGAATACGTATTACCATAACTTCGTTACGCATCTGCTGGAAGGGGAATTACAGCGCAGGGTGTATGCACGCGCAACCAATGATGAGCCCATTACGGCGAAGACGTTAAGTCAGCTCAAAGGAGACATTCTTTCCGAATTCTGGGGACCTGATCTGGTAATTGATGAAGGGGCCAAGCTCACGTGGATGAGACAACCACATTATTATATGGGTCTATATCCATATACCTATGCGGCAGGTTTGACCGCTTCCACAGCGGCTGCACAGCAGATTCGGGAAGAAGGGCAGCCTGCGGTAGATCGCTGGCTCGAAGCACTCAAAGCCGGTGGAAGTCTCACACCGCAGGAGTTAATGAAGCTCGCCGGTGTGGATATGTCCGGACCTGAGCCGATTCGTTCTGCAGTTGCTTATGTCGGCAGCCTGGTCGACGAACTTGAACGTCTGTATTCCTGA
- a CDS encoding DUF2500 domain-containing protein: MTLTSVSSSMGRLSVDGFGVFDDMNGVPGFEGNQGGFFSGLNEFGAMGAFVSIFIGAVFLIVAGVIVYAIISGVRTWSSNNAAALLTLHSAVVAKRTEVSGGSGDSSATTRYYVTFEFDNGERIELIVGGNHYGMLAEHDRGMLTYQGTRFKHFERDVQPQSGVNKGQFYT; encoded by the coding sequence ATGACGTTAACGAGCGTGTCCTCATCGATGGGCCGATTAAGCGTGGACGGCTTTGGTGTGTTTGACGACATGAATGGAGTACCGGGTTTTGAAGGCAATCAGGGTGGTTTCTTTTCGGGATTGAATGAGTTTGGTGCCATGGGTGCGTTTGTTTCTATTTTTATTGGTGCCGTATTTCTTATTGTTGCGGGTGTGATTGTATATGCCATCATCTCAGGGGTACGCACGTGGTCCTCGAATAACGCTGCGGCCTTGTTAACCCTGCATTCAGCGGTGGTGGCCAAACGAACGGAAGTCTCAGGTGGTAGCGGGGATAGCAGTGCGACGACCCGGTATTATGTTACATTTGAATTCGACAATGGGGAGCGCATTGAACTGATCGTTGGTGGAAACCATTATGGCATGCTGGCTGAACATGATCGAGGGATGCTGACGTATCAGGGGACACGGTTCAAGCATTTTGAGAGAGACGTGCAGCCCCAGTCGGGCGTAAACAAAGGCCAGTTTTATACGTAA